The sequence TACTTTTTGAAAAAATTTCGAGTGGATCATTCGGCCTCTGCTGTGGTGGAGATACTAACATGTTGCGCCGTCCAGAACAGTGTGCGAGGCAGTTACATTCACGGTGATCACGAAAGAACAGTCACGAGCTGTATTTTGAAGCTCATTAAAGGACTGTACGTGTTCCAAATCATTTCTCAGACCCTGCAGTCGACTGAGGGGCATGGCCAGTGGGTTTGCCTTCTCTTCTCCCCAAAGTTTCAGTGGCATAGTATGCCACTGTTGAAACAGCCGTTAAAGAAGCATCATTGTCATGCTAATTGCAGCATAAGTACATGTTAGCACAATACTCACGAATGTTTGTGGCTCTCGGTTGCTGCACTGTTGGCGTTACTGGAGACAAGATTGCAATGTAGCCTTTGTTTAACGTATGCTTACAGTTGGTTCCCCCAGAGCAGAGCCTGCAGGCTCGTGAGCTCTCTGGGGACTTCCGCCGCCCTCAGCCGTTGCCTGCACCGCCAAGGGTCTCGGTCGGGGACAGGCCGGGCACCAGCGGCTTGCAGGTAACTTTCACACCTTGCACTTTATGTTTCTTATTGCACTCAATGTGTCACtaaagaaacttcttactataacaggccTTCGTGAGCTCTGCTCCGGCTGCCGCTGGTGTGGCCGAGGAGGATGCGGCCCCAGCGTGTAAGTTTGATGTTTTCCTGTTAACAGTATAAGTCGTTTAATAATCCATTTCAGAGCTTTAAAACACTTGTTCCATAGGTGTCTGCTGTGAAGTAAAATAATGTTTTTGTTTCAGTACCCCAGCGCCAACCGCGGAGGCGCCAGCCATCAGCCGTCCGCGCTGTGCTACCAAGTTTaatggagcagcagcagcagaccaACACGGTTCGTGAATACCAACTTTATTAACAGCAGATGATATTACAGGCTCataggtgatgctcatgcgtgcaggtgTATGTTAGTACTAAAGAAGGGTTGAAGGTGAGCTAATTGTTTACATAACTGTCAGACTGAATAAGCAGGTATCCTGCTTTGTAGTTAAGGTGAAACAGTAAATTTACATGAAGAATGTGTAAAGTCTCGAGATGGTTCCCTGTAGTGTCATATGCTTCTAAAGCATTATAtatgaaaatgtgctattgcctAAGGTTCTGTACAAAAAACGAACTTATGTAACTTATCATACACTAATGCACATTTTGTACCTGTGTCACATCTGCTTGTtgcatgttttgcatactgcagcaagtGAGGGTTCGGAAGGAGGTTGTGATTATGTCGGTCATCTCGTAAGGCCGAGCAACggttgtgtagccctgaaaagggctgtttggtttcttctcgtgcagaggtggttggaggtgcgagatgcgtttgatgagttGAGCAAAGAGcaaaaatgaattccggcaccgttTCGGtgtgtccaaacgaagtgcattggttgtgcggtgaaccggcaccattcatggatgccgttgggccagtggattttcaacaAAGAGGAAATTGTTGTGCACACTGagactcttcacgaacagaagcttcctgCGAAGAGTCCATAGCGAGAAATGCAtggatgataatggcaacacatttcttggtttccagctcctGGTACAGCTGCGCGATGTTGGCGATCGGCAGGCCGCGGCGCTGGAGCTGCTCGCTGacaacaccaggcggcagggcgaGGCACTGCAGCAGCTCGCTGACGAGGCCAGGCGTCATCGAGCAGCCGCTGAACGTCAGGCCCGGAGTCTTGATGACGTCGTGGGCGAGCTGCAGGGCATCGGTGCCCTCGTCCGGACCCTCACTGCGGCGCTCCAACGGCAGCCACCTGCGCCATAATTTGTCTTTTGCAGTGGTGTTTTTTTTATCCTatgtattctttttctttccctgcaTATCACAAGCTGTGATATGTAGGTTTGTTACTGCAGTGCCGTGTTTTTTTATGTATTATTTCTGTTCATTTCATACCACGAGCTGTGATATTTTGTCTtacgtattcttttttttctttccctacaTACCACAAGCTGTGGTATGTAGGTTTGTTACTGCAGTGCCCTGTGTTTTTTTATGTATTATTTCTGTTCATTTCATACCACGAGCTGTGATATTTTGTCttacgcattcttttttttcttttcttagataCCACAAGCTGTGGTATGTAGGATTGTTACTGCAGTGCCCtgtgtttttttatatattatttctgTTCATTTCATACCACAAGCTGTGGTATGTTGGTTTCTTTTTGAAGCACCCTGTAAATTTTCTTTTCCTGCATATGAGAAGCACGGATGTGCTGTTTTATTGTACATAGCACAGTGCAGTTGCAGTGGTGAATCATGTCATGCCACGTCATTGTCTCTTCAATCTCATCATGTGAGGTTAtccattcagcagttttgtagtaaaTGAGCATAGCGCAATGAGATTGCATTTAGAATAATGTTTTTGCAATGTGATTTTTTAAATCTCAACATACGATGTAATGCAATAAGAAATTTTGTAATATATGCTCACAGTGTAGTGTATTTTTATATTTACAGTCTGCACTAAGTGTTTTCTAGTCATTTTGATACATCCGGCTTGCAGCTCgatttttttgcacatttttgcGAGCTTTATAATGCCATAAAATGGAAAAGCGATGCTGATATCCGCAAAGTTGGTGATATTAATATTGCCGAAGATGGGGAAAAAAGCGTTACGTCTCCGCTGCGACCAACATCCCAAGAAGCATGCACTGTATGATTCTTAGGAACAAGACTGACAATAGGGCCAAGGCAGACTAGATGCTTTCAGCGCCTGAGGAGTACACACAGCTGTCATTTACATCCACACCATGTCCTCATGTGTACAACCCACCCTTGCATATAACAGTGCATCGCTGACTCTAAACCATGCAAAATGCAAAACAAGAAAGATCCCTACGCAGTGCCGTGACGGCGTCTTTCTAACATTATTGCAAAGCAGTTCCGTGAAGCCAACGTACGACTTAGGAAGCAATAAATTCTCCAACAGTTTTGTGTCGAATAGCTCAATATATCGAACCAGTTATAGTCTTTTAGtcaattcgatatatgtgggttcaacTGTACTTTGTTTTCATGTACTGCAATGACTTTTGTGTTGCAAAGTGAACGTGTTGATGCAAagtagctttattttgccttataTGTGCATTGCTTGTGATATGTCTTGTGAATGTTTACTTCATGTGTAAAAGCACAATCCTTGTTTCAGTAAAACTAGCCCCTGTTGCTGCGCTGGTTGAGGCtgccttttcaggttaccactttggctgtgaatggcatcGTGTGCCATttacagttgagctctcacttgtgcttagtgtgaagcaccaTATTGTGACAAGCTGGTCAAAGTATTTCGTTCAGATGGCATTGCTTGGCAAAGGGGTCATTCATTGTAAAGACAACCCTGTTTCATTAAAAATGTTGCAACAAGTTGTCAATGTTGTTTCATTAAAAGAGTGCATTAAAATAAAGTGAGCTTTTCTTCAACATGCCAGTGACTAACATAAGGAACAAAGAGAAACACGCACCACGCaacgctgccgaggtcgttgcaggcggctgCGTACCCTACGCAGGTGCGCAGCATGTGGGGTCCGCGGTCCACGGAACAGGTTGACCACGCGgctgcgctgctgctggcccttGAGATGCAACAGCCGTCGTGCTGGACCTTGTTCTTGTGGCGGCGGTGGCTCATCAGCTGCTGGTGGCACCTcagagtcgtcatcgtcgtcggtgtcgtcatcgtccccttcaGGAACAGGCTCACGTGCCGCCATCGCAATGTTGTGAAGAGCTGCGCAAGAAGCAATGATGGTGGCTGCTTTGTCGAGGTTGTAGAGCAGAGTCCGGTAACGCTGCAAGCAGCGGAACCTACTCTTTAGGACCCCGATGCACCTCTCCACAACATTGTGCATggtggtgtgggccttgttgtactCGCTCTCAGGGGTGCCACTAGCTGGACGTCCGAGCACTGGCGTCATGAGCCACGGTTCCAAAGGATAGCCAGAGTCTCCTGCACAAGGGCAGCATGACAGCTGTAGTTATAGTGTCACGTGGCAGTGATActcacgaaggcagcagtcagtgtgttcaagactaaactttttttatttggatAAATTTGTGCCCAAAAATGAAAATACAATGTGCAAGGCATTCGCACGGTAAAGTGAAAGCAGCATGAGCAACTGTGAGCCGTCAAGTAATCTTAACATCAGCAGAATGCGTCTTTAATAAAGCAGTTatagaaccttccagcgttatcgctggtgcttgcatAAGCTCTCGAAACTTGACTGTTTGCGTTCTGCGTGTGATCACAACAGattgatcgaaaaaaaaaaatcacgaagaagctttccaggcATTAACAATTGGTGTGGCTGAAACATGAATACATCAATATAAGGCAATAAACGAACGTGGAAATATCGTCTTGAATGTAGCAAAGATTgccagcacttaccaagcaagcattCGCCAAGCCGCAGTTCAGCTCCCACGTGCCGCCGAAGAGAGCTCCTCCGCCACACCCACGAGTCATGGCACGACCCCGGGAAACATGGATTGATATCCagaatccagaggtcggcatcacaggTCTGCGGAATTTAATTGAGCCAAAATTGTAGTCACAAAAGACCTCGCAAAAGCtgttatgttaatgtaactacatatGCCTGCATTGTTACCTACCATTCAAACATAGCTATGAACACATCGTCGACAAGGTAGGACTTATACCATAAGCGCTAACACATTCACTTGGCTTGATCAAGACTGTGAGAAATGGTATATAGTCTGCATGCTTATTGTTTGGACCAACCCAGCTTCTGGCCACAGCAGGCTTTACCCCAAATTACTACTGTATGTTTAAGCAACTGTATCACAAACTACTTAGAGCATAAAAAGACTCGCGAGTGAAAAAGGGTGATGAAACAATACGTAGTTAATTAAAGCAACGCCCATCACGACAATCAACAATGAGGACACACATTATGCATGGAGCGCTACTCTCAAGAAATACACATCGAGAATCATGGTTGAGGGTACATTTGGCGATCGATCAATGATAATTTTATGCACTGTCGAGGCCACTGAAGCACAGCGAACTGCGCGCCGCAAGATTTCATCGCTTATACTAAGCGAGGTGCCCCGAGACGAACCCATTACCGTTCTGGGTAGTCGATTCAAAATCCCGCTCCCAGAACACTGTCGCAAGtctcagtaaagcggaaaactAAAAATGAAACGATTCGCTACGCTTACAATGCAtgaatactcacgatcatggtgttcaAGGCGTAGAAGCCCTTCCGTGACATGTAATTCGCCGTGTCGCCGGGGCTCAGGCCGTGGGGCTTCTGGATGGCGATGAGCGTGCCGTCGACGCGCCCCAGCACAccgggaatccgcccgagccgcgcgaacgacGCCTTTGTTCGCTCCTTCGCTTGTGATGTTTCGGGAAacgccacccaccgtttttgtcCGCCAACGACAgcgatggcgtgtgccacctCGTGGATCGTGTCGCTGACGGACggctgcgacaggccgatgaactCCTCACTGCCGACAGCTCGCTAGAAGCACCCGGTCGCGAAAAATCTCAGCGCACACAACACCTTCCGCTTCGTTGAAATTCCACTGGCTCGTCGGCACCCGATGATGGGGTCCAGTTCGCCGCACAACCAACGTACCgttcgtttcgagaaacgaaaacgacgccggaattcacactcgctcaacTCTTCAAAAGCATTCCGCACCTCCAAcacctcttcctcttcgtcgAGAATCGCCAACGCTGCGACAACACCCGAGGCGAGCGCCATTTTCTCGAAAACTACGCCGTTGCGGCAGCCGAAGCCGCCGTTCAATCCAATCTACGCCGTGAAAAGCCGCTTTTACGCGCCGGAGCGCGCGTGCGATCCCCGCGCGAACGGTCTCGCTCGGCGTTCCGTTGTAGCAGACGAAATTTTcattatgacgcggcatgacgtcaccaaaaaagaaaacctcaaacaaaaaaaaagaattggcgacaccccccggccttgagtggcatctcccgcttcagccaatcagcgcgcttgttctccccgaggagaacgaacaagcggaacgaacagatctccgatcgcccctcaGGTTTCGCGgaggtcatcatgagccgtgctgcgcatgcgcgcgcgactcgccgctgctgctctgcgcattcgagaggagtgacgtcgtagccatggcggcgcgcagctattagatgcgaagtatcttaaaggacccctgacaccgaatttggaaactctagatgcttgtgttgtttgatagtcctgcatgcgggggcacttctgaccgattatgagtgacgagcgttgcctttaagatattttaattttgttttaaagtaagcctgagtgctcatctgaattttgaactcctatcaacataaccactagtatgacgtagacgtaggccccttgtgacgttgcagaggtaaagcaagtgttgtcgacgtcacagacagaaatatgcgcggtgcatgcactgtggtatattgcgaagtatgtttgctttcccaccttctccttcgtcggtacgtgtcggcaggcagcgtgagctctccgtgtgtgtgttctccaactggcagttcaacaagcgcgtggctgacgtcacccaatactgagcgcacgtcatcacgcgttccccgaggcgcgaccgccgcggcgcggcgctagtttcttatcctctttcggcgcgcgttttgaacctacactaaaaatgaccacaattaacgctgctaggattatttagacatcacgttggagcattTACTGTGTCATTCCGTGGTTACAAGACATatacctacttattacaacataaatgtcacaaacaagaaatcggctgtcaggggccctttaaggcggagctcaatccggtggtggtgtgcggcgtgaccacccttactgcgcatgcgtataccctctccacacacctcctctccactccccctcacaattccccctgtcatctaccctctcccattctcctctccactcaccctctgcccttctcctctccacttttcctctcccctcccctctcccattaccctctccccttcccctctcccattaccctttccactcttcctctgaaacgcgggctagacatgccgaaattctctcctgcgcaacgccgcgacgagctcgagcgcatgcgcgtcccctccccttctctctcctctcctacgctgcctcctctcgcccgcctgtcgaccgcgttccccggtcgccctgtgagaattaacggccaggctatatggaagatacgacgcgcgtagcgtcgctcttcgcgttccacgacgcgagctcggtagcatgcccaacgaacgccaacggaacgcgatcgtgcaagtgctccggcttcgcatctactcatggtcccctttagcgggagatggtgtattcgccttcgctgtgcagtcgccgtctgacagtgcgctggtgccgcttgacagcgcctctgactggcgtttgcaggtgggtaacgccatggagaaggagagcgcaaatgctgctcaatggcgcagaagagccgagaagcttatgtcatcggatcccgaagtagttgcctggcaattagcgcttcagcgtaagaagaatgaacagaggaacgctaaacgtgctgcggaaagctaaacgtgctgcggaaatctagaaagctcagaataatcagctgaacctttgctaacgctacgtacatcggcatagccgagctaagccactgcaaatttttttttcgccacgtttttctctttctttctttctctctgcttctctttctctctctctctctctctgcactcgttctctcctctcacccatcagggttattaaagccccccctccccggagaaatcggcgcacgtgttttgggagcgaagcagacgatCAAGATGATGTCTGAGAGCGAGAAGAGGACTAACAGAGCCCGCGCcgattcacgatgatgatagtttctgtgcGCCCTACCCCGGCGCAGCGAAATGCTTTCAGAGCTCCACTCTTAAAAAATTATTCACGAGCGGGGATTCGaacctaaccactcggctatccaggcacgttataGCAGAGCATGgatagcctcgtatagtatagtcATAGTCCTTCAATATGGTATAGTGCTGCAAGGGGTCGGGAAAGAGAagagagcgtgaggaggagagatgcgatgGGGAGGAAGAGGCAaatgaggagaggagagagtaattCATAGCACGAAAAGAATAAGAACAAAATGCATAGAGAGGAAGAgcgagaatcaaagaaagagaaagaaagaaatggagtgCGAGAATAGAGAGGGAAAGGaacagaaagaaggaggaagcaagtcagaaatagagatagagaaagaaaaggattaaagaggggggggggaggtgattcttaaaaggaagaaggaaatgaaatggagattgggtgtggagtgcacgataactgtctctcaagtgaggacacctcagaaagaaagaacaagaaaaagaaatagaaagagagagagaagtaaataaatagaaataaagagaaaaaatatgACAttgaaaaacaaagagaaacaagaagaaagaaatagataaagaaagaaagaaagataaaatttGCAAAAGCTAGCAAAACAGCAGAAGACAGGACTACATAGGTGTCCATCACCTCCgttgtctctttagcattgcgccttgTAAGGAATGGAGTCCGGCGGGTCTCGTTAGGGTAACTCGCTCCCGCCGTCGTCCGCATAGCCGATGTGTTCCAGTGAGGAGGGCGCGTTCTTACAGGAAGGAACGCAGGTATATTTACATAGTtacaagagagagaaaaacgaaTGAATGAACATTTTTGTGCAAAAGTATTCGGCTTTTACAGCCCCACGTCTGTCAACACTGAGACACTCGGGAAGCGGTGACAACAGCTCCCGCCAATCAGGTGTCTTGACGTCTTATTGCCCTGCCCACCAGAAAAGATGATATGGGCCGCACAATACATTCGTTGTTGAGGAGGAGGGTCGTGAGGCCTAATGGGGATCACAAGCGCATCACAGTCAAGACGTACCCGCATCACGCCTCAACGACTCAAATTCGGGGAATGCCAGACGAGGAGGTCGAGTcaaaaggaggggaggggggggggagtcgatGACCTTGGAGGAGAAGACGGCCGCTGTCTCGAACACTTTCAGGCGCTAATGGCTGCCTTCAGGTGAATACATCACCTGGATCGATGAGAGCGTCTCTAGCGGCACCGTCACACGCTGTCAAACACCGCGCCAAGAAAGGGTGTCCCATTCAAGCGTCGATACTGCGGAGAAAGCATTCCGGCAGAGAGGTGAACGCACAGAGGCGTCTGTCACGATGAATTCCAGGGCCAAGCGTAACAGCCTTCAGTGCAAGCtgatttattaaaaaaaatagaaTATTGTAATTTTATTCATCGGTATAAACAATAATTAAGTCGACAAATTAGTAATTGCAATGACTAAAAACTAATGATTCCTAATGCATTATAAAAAATTCGACAgttcccacgtaccatgggaatcgatgctatgcgaagcatgcggcgggaaggtgactgcagcgtaatttttttacattgagcgaaacgttacgaaatggcgctaaagatatgtgtatattgtatacgcacacacatatggcacatgtgttatatagccagttgtttaaagttgcgtaacgattaaaacagcaacatgggtattaacaataccatacgcggtaagctgatacgtagtgctcaTACTTGTTCCTTATGATGGAGCACACACTCACATTTCTGTGAGTCGCAGTGCTGGGAGTGGAGCTAGTATTTATCCTGAAGCTGCAACCGACTACACAAGTATGGAAGACGATTAACTGTTCCGTTTGCTCCTCCAAATGCGAGCCGGTTAACCCGCAGCAACCAGACCTTCGTTATTCCGGATCTCGTAGTCTATACAATTAACCACAGGCAGTGCCTCCATCGCCAAACGTGACGTAGCATGTCAGCCTAATtaaacaaacaaaatatatttacTTACTTGAGAAGGGACGCCGAAGGATGTTGTCGCCGCAGCGCTGCGGTTGCTGATGGCGTGATAGAACGCTGTCGTGAATACcgaaagcatagagtttcctaaaattaactagaggggactctggcgctgcgatcgttcagctaccatgggaatgatgggtagtacacaaatttgcctagtcttcgtgcttgcggcttcaaacgtacttgtggctttgtttattgctatgttttggtttcctttcggataaaagaatggatcgttgtgaacttcgtgaccgtatttgaatcgctgagcctaaagaagttaaagtggcgaaatgaaactgctgacttttgctgaacttcgttttgcgacaaagcggatgcagccgacgcggagccaaacggagccgaaagtacgaagtttagacaaatttgtgtactacccatcattcccatgctggctgaagcgtcatgc comes from Rhipicephalus sanguineus isolate Rsan-2018 chromosome 7, BIME_Rsan_1.4, whole genome shotgun sequence and encodes:
- the LOC119400914 gene encoding putative nuclease HARBI1 → MALASGVVAALAILDEEEEVLEVRNAFEELSECEFRRRFRFSKRTRAVGSEEFIGLSQPSVSDTIHEVAHAIAVVGGQKRWVAFPETSQAKERTKASFARLGRIPGVLGRVDGTLIAIQKPHGLSPGDTANYMSRKGFYALNTMITCDADLWILDINPCFPGSCHDSWVWRRSSLRRHVGAELRLGECLLGDSGYPLEPWLMTPVLGRPASGTPESEYNKAHTTMHNVVERCIGVLKSRFRCLQRYRTLLYNLDKAATIIASCAALHNIAMAAREPVPEGDDDDTDDDDDSEVPPAADEPPPPQEQGPARRLLHLKGQQQRSRVVNLFRGPRTPHAAHLRRVRSRLQRPRQRCVVAAVGAPQ